The DNA region aatctacagtgcaaatctatgaggtggcatgactttcacctgccatccacacgtcgttttggaagcctgcagactgaaaaccaacattttcaggaattgcgtcttatccacatacaataaggcctaagaaaaataaaagtttggttccggttggttgtcaggtttggtcatcgtccggtcggattttttttttatttccaatttttttttcaatttcttttttttttatgtccaaccccccaaccccccacatgcgccagatttttgTCATAGACGtttttgaacaatgccaaggacgatagtggagttgaggcttgataagtacagctgaagctacaatgaaatataataagcattaatgagccaagaggcctataatattttatttcaaatagatttatttcaattttagtgatgtttagttgaacaaaagtgaggggggtgcaacgtaggccctactcatccccccgtcggatagcctaccctgccgtgtctctgtctcgtgcgaatgggatgcatcccctcctttcctgactaatttggtggtgctatggcacctcttcaaatcgtcaaattgtttgtaggctactgttttttgacgtggaaagcggtttgggtttcaagtacagtgtgcatttaactttatgttcttggcgtccttattttcaatggagtcaaagtagtgggcatatacccatcttgaaaacgagcaagctggatcttctggatcggtcatcctttgtcagcctgccatttcgagagacgaagcgtgaaagaggaagcaacgttctgcgtgaaactttaaaatctctgcgcggacgtaggctatcgtaggcaataggCTAGCTGATTTCCcagtgatccgcgaacattgtataaagaaaacaaaatacccacacaaaatttaggtgaaaaaaatgcgttgtaatgtgcaagttacttgcattgtaacgaggacatattaccgatttttccccctgtaatcagttacattactgcgttactcaaaaatgtaatgcattacagtaattagttacttttgtaacgagttactcccaacactgttagTAGCCTATTTGAAATGGATAAATCTACAACGTGTGTTATTTCTTAAGTAATAGTACTTGTGGGAAATAATCAGATTTTTGTTCTTTTAATTTCACAGCAATGGATCTGTAATTGCCAATACAACAGTACAGTTTGGACGACGGGAAGTAGATCCAGTCAAGGTTAAACATTTTGTAAACATAGCAAAGACCTCCATGCTTGAGCTGCAAAAAGACTTTACAAAAGGTGAGAAACATTCTCTAGTTTTGGTCTGTGTGGTATTAGTGATATTCATGatgtcattaattaattaatagaaaataaaaaaaacataggctaGAAACCCTCATTATGGACAGTGCCTTAAAGGTACacggtgtgagatttttagttgtttatttccataatccatgctacccattcactaatgttacctttttcatgaatacttaccaccaccatcaaattcaaagtattcattatgactggaaaaattgcacttttcatacatgaaaagggggatcttctccatggtccgccattttggatttccagaaatagccatttttaactgcaaaaacgactgtacttgggccatactagaaaatattagtttattacttagtaaactttcatgaaaatattaaACTTGGCAatgggcaacccagtttcaatgagcagcatagttgcagtaccttttttgaccatttcctgcacagtgtacctttaagatttTAATGAATGTTAATGAAcctaatattttttttctttttgtctcctAGTTATTCAGTCGTCACCTCCAGAGCTGAGGGAGAAAAAGGACAGCAGAAGTTCCGACAACCAGACGGTGGAACTCGATGTTAGAGCTCCGACCACCAGTGACCCCCCCACGACCTCCGTACCTGATGCCCATACGCCTCCACACTCTCCCTCAGATTCAACAGGATACTCTAATCCTATTTCGCCCCTCTCCACACCACCTGGTCATTTATCTCAAGTCACGTCAACTACCGATCACTCGCTTGTCCCACCAATTCCCCTTCCTCCATTTGATGGCAATGGGACAAATCCTCATACGACCACTACGAAAACAGCCTCTCATGCCTCAACTACGACAACAACCTCTCATGCTTCAACTACAACAACCTCTCATGCTTCAACTACAACAACCTCTCATGCGCCACCTACGACAACAACCTCTCCTGATTCAACTACGACAACAACCTCTCATGGGTCACCTATGACAACAACTGCACATGGGTCATCTATGACAACAACTGCACATGGGTCACCTATGACAACAACCTCTCATGCGTCCACTATGACAACAAGTCATGTGACAACTCATAGCCCGAATATTACAAGTCCTCATCCAACCAATATGACAGCAACTCCTCATTCAAACACGACAACTACTTATAGGCCCAATATTTCAACTCCTCACCCATTCAATGTGACTACAACTTCTCATTTGAACAACATGACAACTCCTCACTCAGACAATATGACAACTCCTCACTCAGACAATATGACGACTCCTCATTCAGACAATATTACAACAACTCATCATACGTCCAATGTGACTACAACTCCTGATTCGGACAACATGACAACTCCTCACTCAGGGAACATGACAACTCCTCATTTGAATAATATGACAACTCCTCATTCAGACAACATGACAACTAGTCATCCCTCCATTATGACGAGCAGGCCCCAGAGCAGCAGCGTGAGCAGtccccacagcagcagcagtgctgcacCCGTCTCCAGCGAGGGCACTCCCGGCTGGGGAATTGCCCTCCTCGTCTTGGCTGCGCTGATCCTGCTGCTAGTCCTCATCTTCCTTGTTTACCTGGTAAGgcagggaaataaataaataaaattaaacaaGTGTATTTCTGCTTTTCCTGTAGTGAAAGAGCACAATTTAGCAATATCAATGGACAAAAGATGTTTCCTGTTTGGAATACTgtacatagtggtgtgcattggccctGCCCTCACAAtccaattcgatcacgattcgggaggtagcgatttgattcgattctatgcgttccgatccgatccgattcaattctacaatgcattgtaatgcattacatttctactgaaagcaaagcaaatgtttaatcaggcatgatgaggcaatacaagtagtcagatactgagcaacaatttattggctgttttctgtatcagtctgtatcagtcttgcaatgttttgaagtgcttttatttaatttaatattcatttgctcccgaaatatccatggaagtaattgaaatgtaaaaaaattgccggatcgattctggagctttccggatcgattctggatcgtccatgccccgcattggattgcatctctgaatcgatcattgttgacaccactactgtacatagtggtgtgcattggccctGCCCTTGCAATTCAATTACGAATCGGGAGATAACGATTCGATACGAATCGATTCGGTCCGAttctacaatgcaatgcaatgcatcacatttctactgaaagaaagccacatttttcatcagtcatgaggcaatactagcatggttgacctacctcccttggtttgctacttttCGAGGtcagtttaaaccaaacattccCTGCTTAAACCACCTCACtgtcttgaacacgcctctacccaggatggttggaaatgctcaaagttgattgcttcctgacaaagtgggtggagtttgcTGCTGTGGAGGGAACCTGAATGTACCTGAACAAACAGTTTTCCTGAGCGTGTGTAGCTGagtcgaaggtgttgcgtcactgcgaaggcggagcctgggtagcagggcttgacattcactttttcacccactggtcactttggctagtggttttcccaagtcactagtcATGCAGGTATTCCActtgccacagattttatattgtttttttctttcttatgaatgcgtacgtctaacctcaaaagatgagatgctaaagcaagatgagtgccaactttctacatggaagtacgtTACTGAGCTACAgtactgagttactgagctttttcttgaacttaaatacaaacaattgatacacgagGGGCAAAAAActgaatataggctatgatgcatatgtcacactaaggaataagctgcctgccaaattggctagtgagactgaaattgttactagccacagcccagttttaccagcatttggccggttggcaggtgccagtgtcaagccctgctgggtAGCTGTGTCaatcagtcctgcagttttcaaccatttgaagtgcttttattttatttaaagttCAATTGCTCTGCAAATGCCCACATAAGTAGTAGAAATCGCAtcgagtatcatttattaatcctgagggaaatgatGGCATTTGCCGAAccaattattgaattgtcctgccccgcattgcgatgcattgccgaatcgattattgtcgaCATCACTAACTGTACAGTACGTATgattgggtggggggggtatggggTGGGGGTCATGGAAATATTCTTGGGTACTAAAGGGCATCCCAgcagtttggaaaccactgagCTAAGGTAAATGCAGTTATGGGAAATGTGGATTCAGAAGCTGtaattcagtgccacatattccaaatgacctattgTTACCTGTCCAATAAGGCCAATCACCTGGCTGGGTTCTACGACTCTTTTTGTTTTATCAGATGTATCAATGCTGTTGTTGCAGACAGACTAACCCCAAGCCTTTCTCACcgactcttttctttttctttccttttcatttcattttagatGTATTACTGCTGCTGCAGACAGACTAACCTCAATCCTTTTTCTCcgactcttttcttttctttttcttttcttttcattgtaGATGTATTACTGCTGCTGCAGACGGCCTGAGCCCACCCCTTACATGGCCTTTAATCCAGACATCCCCATGTACTCGACCCAGAGCACCATCGACCTGCCCAATGGAAAAGCCTATGTGAGTAACGCACCGTCCGTAACTGAAGAATAACATCATAAACTTATTagccgaagaaaaaaaaacacaaaaggctCTGATTAtttgaagtattttaatcatgctatgcccaacaaaataaaggcattttaattacaaagaagatgagtgccttggtatttctaaaacttttttgaaaactacatagaatgtaatggggtTCCGATCCTGGCCAACTGACCCcagcctttattttgttgggcatggcatgattaaaatacttcgacgcgtttcggcatgaagcttTCGTCAGGAACAGGTTcaactttttttaaatcaaccaagcctgtcaccaaagagcaccatcttaaaaaactagacagttccaggaagcactccaactggacttcattctgaggCTCTGATTATGTTGGAAGACGTGCTGTACTTATGACATAGAATTGTGGCAGTATAACAGAGAGACAAGAATTAATTATTCTTTACTCTTTGAGTATTATCACAGCAGAATACTGTATTCAATTCAGTGCCATTCATAAAGGCATACAGTATGCGAACTAGAATACTATGAGTATGCTTTACCAGGGATAGTAGAGaggataccgtgatatgaacaaTGCACAGAAGTTTGATTCAGTGGAAATCCGCACAGAAACAATGGGCTGTGATAAACATCGCATCGTGATGTTCTCCAAGAAGGCTTTTTAGTCAGTGTGGCTCCTGCACGCGAACGCATGTGGCACCCGTCCACACCGGCGCTGCAGAAATACgacggccagtgttgccagattgggcggtgtgGGTTGCTTAGGATGAGTGTCTGAGGGTAAAACGGGTTTGAAAAAAGAGcgtttgggtgggtttttccatCAGAttaatggccatagaaatcagtagaatttagttcaaattgggctggatttaatgcttccaggcgggttttgagcatttcttgtcacatctggcaaccctgacgagGGCACAGTCAGACGCAGCAGCCTTTTGGCCGTGTACTCAGCAGCCTTTTGGCCGTGTAGCCTACTCCAAACATtccccagtcctctcctctccccacaccacctccaccaccaccatcctcctcaCCTGGCTTTCATAGATGGCtctttgtccccctctctccctctttgacGAGGAAACCTGAGGCGTGGGAAACACTACCCCCCTCACTGGGCCACCGCCTGCCCCCTACTACACCCCCCCATTACCCCTCCTTACCCCCCGTTACCCCCACGTAGCCCCCAGCGGGGAGATAGGGACAGCAGCTATAGCTTGCTGCCTCACCAACACTACACTGCAACAATACGGGTCCATGCTACCACATTATGCTCAGCATCCACCAATGCTACAAG from Engraulis encrasicolus isolate BLACKSEA-1 chromosome 5, IST_EnEncr_1.0, whole genome shotgun sequence includes:
- the LOC134448260 gene encoding mucin-2 isoform X2, which gives rise to MFPRTTDFGTVIVFFTSILSGVHSADVVPALLLALRDSTAAVSSFPTHLNISIRITNRVYNDTLGDPNSPDHKRLRKEVRLLLNSALEGESNYGGITDMAFSNGSVIANTTVQFGRREVDPVKVKHFVNIAKTSMLELQKDFTKVIQSSPPELREKKDSRSSDNQTVELDVRAPTTSDPPTTSVPDAHTPPHSPSDSTGYSNPISPLSTPPGHLSQVTSTTDHSLVPPIPLPPFDGNGTNPHTTTTKTASHASTTTTTSHASTTTTSHASTTTTSHAPPTTTTSPDSTTTTTSHGSPMTTTAHGSSMTTTAHGSPMTTTSHASTMTTSHVTTHSPNITSPHPTNMTATPHSNTTTTYRPNISTPHPFNVTTTSHLNNMTTPHSDNMTTPHSDNMTTPHSDNITTTHHTSNVTTTPDSDNMTTPHSGNMTTPHLNNMTTPHSDNMTTSHPSIMTSRPQSSSVSSPHSSSSAAPVSSEGTPGWGIALLVLAALILLLVLIFLVYLMYYCCCRRPEPTPYMAFNPDIPMYSTQSTIDLPNGKAYGR
- the LOC134448260 gene encoding mucin-2 isoform X1; amino-acid sequence: MFPRTTDFGTVIVFFTSILSGVHSADVVPALLLALRDSTAAVSSFPTHLNISIRITNRVYNDTLGDPNSPDHKRLRKEVRLLLNSALEGESNYGGITDMAFSNGSVIANTTVQFGRREVDPVKVKHFVNIAKTSMLELQKDFTKVIQSSPPELREKKDSRSSDNQTVELDVRAPTTSDPPTTSVPDAHTPPHSPSDSTGYSNPISPLSTPPGHLSQVTSTTDHSLVPPIPLPPFDGNGTNPHTTTTKTASHASTTTTTSHASTTTTSHASTTTTSHAPPTTTTSPDSTTTTTSHGSPMTTTAHGSSMTTTAHGSPMTTTSHASTMTTSHVTTHSPNITSPHPTNMTATPHSNTTTTYRPNISTPHPFNVTTTSHLNNMTTPHSDNMTTPHSDNMTTPHSDNITTTHHTSNVTTTPDSDNMTTPHSGNMTTPHLNNMTTPHSDNMTTSHPSIMTSRPQSSSVSSPHSSSSAAPVSSEGTPGWGIALLVLAALILLLVLIFLVYLMYYCCCRRPEPTPYMAFNPDIPMYSTQSTIDLPNGKAYDDRDDKARRGMYEVNPATPK